The following proteins are encoded in a genomic region of Mycolicibacterium rutilum:
- a CDS encoding peptide chain release factor 3 produces the protein MTDIAPAPPSAPPARISTEAGRRRTFAVISHPDAGKSTLTEALALHARVITEAGAVHGKAGRRSTVSDWMEMEKARGISITSTVLQFPYRDCVINLLDTPGHADFSEDTYRVLTAVDCAVMLIDAAKGLEPQTLKLFQVCKHRGIPIITVINKWDRPGRHALELIDEIQTRIGLKPTPLTWPVGIAGDFKGVLDRRGGQFIRFTRTAGGATAAPEEHIPADAAHAAAGDDWDTAVEESELLSADDGDYDRDAFLAGTASPTLFTSAALNFGVNQLLDVLVELAPSPSGAQDVDGERRAPDAPFSAFVFKVQAGMDTAHRDRIAYARVVSGTFERGDVLTHAATGKPFVTKYAQSVFGQQRSTLDDAWPGDVIGLANAQALRPGDTLYRDVPVQFPPIPSFSPEHFAVARGTDPSKHKQFRRGIEQLEQEGVVQVLRSDKRGEQAPVFAAVGPMQFEVAVHRMAAEFNTPIALESLPYQVARTVDPADAEFMNKQVSAEVLTRSDGVMLVLFSTPWRLEGFQRDNPDIELGSLVAA, from the coding sequence ATGACCGACATCGCCCCCGCTCCGCCGAGCGCCCCACCTGCCCGTATCTCCACCGAGGCGGGTCGCCGCCGCACCTTCGCCGTCATCAGCCACCCCGACGCCGGCAAGTCCACGCTGACCGAGGCGCTGGCCCTGCATGCCCGCGTCATCACCGAGGCCGGCGCGGTCCACGGCAAGGCGGGCCGCCGCTCGACGGTGTCGGACTGGATGGAGATGGAGAAGGCCCGCGGCATCTCGATCACCTCGACGGTGCTGCAGTTCCCGTACCGCGACTGCGTCATCAACCTGCTCGACACGCCCGGCCACGCCGACTTCTCCGAAGACACCTACCGGGTGCTGACGGCGGTCGACTGCGCGGTGATGCTCATCGATGCGGCGAAAGGTCTTGAGCCGCAAACGCTCAAGCTGTTCCAGGTGTGTAAGCACCGCGGCATCCCGATCATCACGGTCATCAACAAGTGGGACCGTCCGGGCCGCCACGCCCTGGAGCTGATCGATGAGATCCAGACCCGCATCGGCCTCAAGCCCACTCCGCTGACCTGGCCGGTCGGCATCGCCGGCGACTTCAAGGGCGTGCTGGACCGTCGCGGCGGACAGTTCATCCGGTTCACCCGCACCGCCGGCGGTGCGACCGCCGCCCCCGAAGAACACATTCCCGCCGACGCCGCCCACGCGGCCGCCGGCGACGACTGGGACACCGCAGTCGAGGAGTCCGAACTGCTGAGCGCCGACGACGGCGACTACGACCGCGACGCGTTCCTCGCCGGAACCGCGTCGCCGACGCTGTTCACGTCGGCCGCACTGAACTTCGGCGTGAACCAGCTGCTCGACGTGCTCGTCGAGCTGGCGCCGTCCCCGAGTGGGGCCCAGGACGTCGACGGCGAGCGGCGCGCCCCCGATGCACCGTTCAGCGCGTTCGTCTTCAAGGTGCAGGCCGGCATGGACACCGCGCACCGCGACCGCATCGCCTACGCGCGCGTCGTCTCCGGGACATTCGAGCGCGGCGACGTGCTCACCCACGCCGCCACCGGCAAGCCCTTCGTCACCAAGTACGCCCAGTCGGTGTTCGGCCAGCAGCGTTCCACGCTCGACGACGCGTGGCCCGGCGACGTGATCGGCCTGGCCAACGCCCAGGCGCTGCGCCCCGGCGACACGCTGTATCGCGATGTGCCCGTGCAGTTTCCGCCGATCCCGAGCTTCTCCCCCGAACACTTCGCGGTCGCCCGCGGCACCGATCCGAGCAAGCACAAGCAGTTCCGCCGCGGCATCGAGCAACTCGAGCAGGAGGGCGTTGTGCAGGTGCTGCGCAGCGACAAGCGCGGCGAGCAGGCGCCGGTGTTCGCCGCCGTCGGCCCGATGCAGTTCGAGGTGGCCGTGCACCGGATGGCCGCCGAGTTCAACACGCCGATCGCGTTGGAGTCGCTGCCGTATCAGGTCGCGCGGACCGTCGACCCCGCCGACGCCGAGTTCATGAACAAGCAGGTCTCCGCGGAGGTGCTCACCCGCAGCGACGGCGTCATGCTGGTGCTGTTCTCCACGCCGTGGCGGCTCGAGGGCTTCCAGCGCGACAACCCCGACATCGAGCTCGGCTCACTGGTCGCCGCTTAG
- a CDS encoding 3-oxoacyl-ACP reductase family protein, with product MSTAPLTGRRAYVTGGSRGIGAEIVRRLTTDGAAVAFTYSASSAHADKLVAELTADGAKVLAIQADAADREQSVAAVDRAAAELGGLDIVVNNAGAVYWAAVEDFPAEEFERLMAINIGGVFWTTRTAMKHLGDGARIVNIGSVNADRIPGPGLSVYGMTKGAVASFTRGLARDLGDRGITINNVQPGPIDTDMNPDEGDFAAIMKAVTTQGRYGSAADIAALVGFLAGPESGYITGATLNVDGGFTV from the coding sequence ATGAGTACTGCACCCCTGACGGGGCGTCGCGCGTATGTGACCGGAGGATCGCGCGGCATCGGCGCCGAGATCGTGCGGCGACTGACCACGGACGGCGCGGCCGTCGCCTTCACCTACTCGGCGTCGAGCGCGCACGCCGACAAACTCGTCGCTGAACTGACCGCCGACGGCGCCAAGGTGCTGGCGATCCAGGCCGATGCGGCCGACCGTGAGCAGAGCGTCGCCGCTGTCGACCGGGCCGCCGCCGAACTCGGCGGCCTCGACATCGTGGTGAACAACGCGGGCGCCGTGTACTGGGCCGCGGTCGAGGACTTCCCGGCCGAGGAGTTCGAGCGCCTGATGGCCATCAACATCGGCGGTGTGTTCTGGACGACGCGCACCGCCATGAAGCACCTCGGGGATGGCGCGCGCATCGTCAACATCGGCAGCGTCAACGCTGACCGCATCCCCGGCCCCGGGTTGTCGGTCTACGGCATGACCAAGGGGGCGGTCGCCTCCTTCACGCGCGGCCTCGCCCGCGACCTCGGTGACCGCGGCATCACGATCAACAACGTCCAGCCGGGGCCGATCGACACGGATATGAACCCGGATGAGGGTGACTTCGCCGCGATCATGAAAGCCGTTACCACACAGGGCCGTTACGGTAGCGCCGCTGATATCGCGGCGTTGGTCGGTTTTCTCGCCGGCCCGGAATCCGGCTACATCACGGGCGCTACGCTCAACGTCGACGGCGGCTTCACTGTTTGA
- a CDS encoding SDR family oxidoreductase: MSTATLAGRRALVTGGSRGIGAEIVRRLTADGAAVAFTYSASSAHADKLVAELTADGATVLAIQADAANAEQSAAAVERAADELGGLDIVVNNAGVAHIAPIDDFPAEQFERLVAINIGSMYYTTRTAMKYLGDGARIINIGSINADRIPGPGLSVYGMTKGAVASFTRGLARDLGDRGITVNNVQPGPINTDANPNEGDFAESLKVVTTQGRYGVTADVASFVSFLAGPESGYITGANLNVDGGFTV; this comes from the coding sequence ATGAGTACTGCAACCTTGGCCGGACGTCGAGCACTGGTCACCGGAGGTTCGCGCGGCATCGGCGCCGAGATCGTGCGGCGACTGACCGCCGACGGCGCGGCCGTGGCCTTCACCTACTCGGCGTCGAGCGCGCACGCCGACAAGCTCGTCGCCGAACTGACCGCCGACGGCGCCACGGTGCTGGCGATCCAGGCCGACGCCGCCAACGCCGAGCAGAGCGCCGCGGCAGTCGAGCGCGCGGCCGACGAGCTCGGCGGCCTCGACATCGTGGTGAACAACGCCGGCGTCGCGCACATCGCGCCGATCGACGACTTCCCCGCCGAACAGTTCGAGCGCCTGGTCGCCATCAACATCGGCAGCATGTACTACACGACGCGCACCGCCATGAAATATCTCGGCGACGGCGCGCGCATCATCAACATCGGCAGCATCAACGCCGATCGCATCCCCGGCCCCGGATTGTCGGTCTACGGCATGACCAAGGGTGCAGTGGCCTCGTTCACCCGCGGTCTGGCCCGCGATCTCGGCGACCGCGGCATCACGGTCAACAACGTGCAGCCCGGGCCGATCAACACCGACGCGAACCCGAACGAGGGCGACTTCGCCGAGAGCCTGAAAGTCGTTACCACACAGGGTCGTTACGGGGTGACCGCCGATGTCGCCTCGTTCGTCAGCTTCCTCGCCGGCCCGGAATCCGGGTACATCACGGGCGCAAACCTCAACGTCGACGGCGGCTTCACCGTCTGA
- a CDS encoding Txe/YoeB family addiction module toxin — protein sequence MRSIRFDPDAWEDFLFWLASDRKTARRVVRLIGEIQRDPSGGIGKPEPLKGELSGYWSRRIDHEHRLVYRADDNEIKILKARYHY from the coding sequence GTGAGAAGCATCAGGTTCGACCCGGATGCTTGGGAAGACTTCCTGTTCTGGTTAGCCTCCGACCGCAAGACCGCTCGACGGGTCGTAAGACTTATCGGAGAGATCCAACGAGATCCGTCTGGCGGGATCGGCAAGCCAGAACCGCTCAAGGGCGAACTTTCCGGCTACTGGTCTCGGCGAATCGATCACGAACATCGACTCGTGTACCGCGCCGACGACAACGAAATCAAGATACTGAAGGCCCGGTACCACTACTGA
- a CDS encoding TetR/AcrR family transcriptional regulator has protein sequence MAVGRPREFDPDQVEDAAMKLFWDRGFDGVSISDVTEATGVNRRSIYAEFGSKEKLFERALNRYLAGPSSYTVEALTRPTAREVAEAMVHGAADTVSGDVHGCLTVGEAPGLAEWRDATVHRLAERFDAAVADGDLREVDTLTLARWIAAVCQGIAIQARSGASRADLHAVADLALRGWPSTVRS, from the coding sequence ATGGCCGTCGGACGCCCGCGCGAGTTCGACCCCGACCAGGTCGAGGACGCCGCGATGAAACTGTTCTGGGACCGCGGCTTCGACGGCGTCTCGATCTCCGACGTGACCGAGGCGACCGGCGTGAACCGACGCAGCATCTACGCCGAGTTCGGTTCCAAGGAGAAGCTTTTCGAGCGGGCGCTGAACCGGTATCTGGCCGGCCCGAGCAGTTACACGGTCGAGGCGCTGACGCGGCCGACGGCCCGCGAGGTCGCCGAGGCCATGGTGCACGGCGCGGCCGACACCGTCAGCGGTGACGTGCACGGATGCCTGACGGTCGGCGAAGCGCCGGGGCTGGCCGAGTGGCGGGATGCGACGGTGCACCGGCTCGCCGAGCGGTTCGACGCGGCGGTGGCCGACGGGGACCTGCGCGAGGTCGACACTCTGACGCTGGCCCGCTGGATCGCCGCGGTGTGTCAGGGCATCGCGATCCAGGCGCGCAGTGGCGCTAGCCGGGCCGATCTGCACGCCGTCGCGGATCTGGCGTTGCGAGGTTGGCCGTCGACTGTTCGTTCTTGA
- a CDS encoding Fe-S protein, translating to MELLRNVVVLLHIVGFAITFGGWAAEALAQRFRTTRAMDYGLLLSLLTGLALAAPWPAGIELNYPKIGIKLVILIVLGGLLGMGSARQKRTGEPIPRAMFWTIGVLSFAAAAIAVVW from the coding sequence ATGGAGCTACTACGCAACGTAGTTGTACTGCTGCACATCGTCGGCTTTGCGATCACGTTCGGTGGCTGGGCCGCCGAAGCCCTGGCCCAGCGCTTCCGCACCACCCGCGCCATGGACTACGGCCTGCTGCTGTCCCTGCTCACCGGCCTGGCGCTGGCGGCGCCGTGGCCCGCGGGCATCGAGCTCAACTACCCGAAGATCGGCATCAAGCTCGTCATCCTGATCGTGCTCGGCGGGCTCCTCGGGATGGGCAGCGCGCGACAGAAGCGCACCGGTGAGCCGATTCCGCGCGCGATGTTCTGGACGATCGGCGTGCTGTCCTTCGCCGCGGCCGCCATCGCCGTCGTGTGGTGA
- a CDS encoding type II toxin-antitoxin system Phd/YefM family antitoxin — MSISASEARQRLFPLLEQVNTDHEPVRITSKAGDAVLMSADDYDSWQETVYLLRSPENARRLMEAVARDKAGREAATQVTKSIDELQEMAGGEE, encoded by the coding sequence ATGAGCATCAGCGCCAGTGAGGCTCGGCAGCGCCTGTTCCCGCTCCTCGAACAGGTCAACACCGACCACGAGCCAGTACGCATCACATCGAAAGCGGGTGATGCGGTGCTCATGTCTGCCGATGACTACGACTCGTGGCAAGAAACGGTCTATCTCCTGCGCTCGCCCGAGAACGCCCGACGACTCATGGAGGCCGTCGCCCGCGACAAGGCCGGCCGGGAGGCAGCCACACAAGTCACCAAGTCGATCGACGAACTTCAGGAGATGGCCGGCGGGGAGGAGTGA